Proteins encoded together in one Leptospira bourretii window:
- a CDS encoding Lsa36 family surface (lipo)protein, with amino-acid sequence MKFRIGIFFCTICFGLIPSGSVQAKVTCTGDACTILPASIQSQINSLDTALQLQYTDKVLATMSEAAVISNINSSLMGPGLVNRFQVGAGMTVAGQQKEDINVAYQNLSFQKLPNVGASLAPNFVVAVNLGWLMGGGPSDTEPELKTFLHRFNLYLHGFKFNFAQGDVQKAVESQNKNVELGGDITTGGFTLRFHIIENYSDGIGLFEFSGISMGLGLHYQRQEIDVTYNDKKTQSLTLGPAIGTWGGSTTFNYSSTVTSVPVDIRTGFRMFYFFTIFAGAGASMNFGSSSLNLSRSGPLTLALDSAAISASLSPEIAALIPASALGQTKTGTLTMDLSGKAQAPNTTNFLIAGIEINALITKLTVEAIVAPNVQSVMVGAKFSF; translated from the coding sequence ATGAAATTCCGTATTGGTATCTTTTTTTGCACCATTTGTTTTGGCCTGATTCCAAGCGGTTCCGTCCAGGCAAAAGTAACCTGTACAGGGGATGCTTGTACCATTTTGCCCGCATCCATCCAATCACAGATCAATAGTTTGGACACAGCCCTCCAACTCCAATACACAGACAAAGTCCTTGCGACAATGTCTGAAGCGGCAGTGATTTCCAATATCAACTCCTCATTGATGGGACCAGGGCTAGTCAATCGATTCCAAGTGGGGGCGGGAATGACTGTCGCCGGCCAACAAAAAGAAGACATCAATGTGGCTTATCAAAATTTAAGTTTTCAAAAACTTCCCAACGTTGGGGCATCTCTTGCACCAAACTTTGTAGTGGCGGTAAATTTGGGATGGCTTATGGGAGGAGGACCATCCGATACAGAGCCAGAACTCAAAACCTTCCTCCATCGGTTCAATTTGTACTTACATGGTTTTAAATTCAACTTTGCACAAGGGGATGTCCAAAAGGCGGTTGAATCACAAAATAAAAACGTGGAACTTGGTGGAGACATTACCACTGGTGGATTCACTTTACGATTCCATATCATAGAAAACTATTCAGATGGAATTGGACTATTTGAATTTTCTGGGATCTCTATGGGGCTTGGGCTTCACTACCAAAGACAAGAAATCGATGTCACTTATAATGATAAAAAAACACAATCCCTAACACTTGGCCCAGCGATCGGAACTTGGGGTGGATCCACTACTTTCAACTACTCAAGTACGGTAACAAGCGTACCCGTTGACATTCGTACTGGATTTCGGATGTTTTATTTCTTTACGATCTTTGCAGGAGCCGGAGCTTCTATGAACTTTGGAAGTTCCAGTCTTAATCTATCTCGTTCTGGTCCATTGACTTTGGCTTTGGATTCTGCTGCCATTTCAGCTTCGCTTTCTCCGGAGATTGCTGCTCTCATCCCGGCATCTGCTCTCGGACAAACCAAAACGGGAACTCTTACCATGGACTTGAGTGGAAAGGCCCAAGCTCCCAACACCACAAACTTCCTGATCGCTGGAATTGAAATCAATGCCCTCATCACCAAACTCACCGTAGAAGCCATTGTCGCACCAAATGTCCAATCGGTGATGGTCGGTGCAAAATTTTCCTTCTAA
- a CDS encoding PilZ domain-containing protein: MAPIQEKRKHVRVQPLEKEPVEIHLMGTALLDVLKASDISLGGVGVIAPNHFDEWDMNETVEILVALPGDLEDFLARGVIKQIGKKSKETGLYGVQFTEIGPKGKQDLQVYVNRMIRQGREVK, from the coding sequence ATGGCACCCATCCAAGAAAAGCGGAAACATGTCCGAGTACAACCACTAGAAAAAGAACCCGTTGAAATCCATTTGATGGGGACAGCCCTCCTGGATGTCCTAAAAGCAAGTGACATAAGTTTGGGAGGAGTTGGGGTCATTGCGCCCAACCATTTTGATGAATGGGATATGAATGAAACAGTTGAAATCCTTGTGGCTCTCCCAGGAGATTTGGAAGACTTTTTAGCCCGTGGTGTGATCAAACAAATTGGCAAAAAATCAAAAGAAACGGGGCTTTATGGGGTTCAGTTCACTGAAATAGGTCCCAAAGGAAAACAAGACCTGCAAGTTTACGTCAATCGTATGATTCGTCAAGGTCGCGAAGTAAAATAA